The genomic DNA ggccagcttcttttagatgttccaaggccaaaacttaaacagtggggagaccgatcctttgcggttgctgcccccaggctgtggaacagccttccccccgaaatccgcaccaccacggatgtaggtctttttaagtctcggctaaaaacacacctttttagactcgccttttacaaagattaggatggcctggttttattagcttaagggcttttttaatgttttttcgattttatcggttttattgttttacttgctgGAATGTTATTGCGATgcgctctttgttttattttattttttaaaatgtcattgtataatattttcctgccttttatttatcttgagccatgttttgttgtaaagcactttgagggcctttcgggttttgtaaagggctatataaataaattttgattgattgatttgattgattacaatccctctccctacgattagaaatatcgtgggaagcaatgtggggaagaaaggtagtaattaatcttttacttaacaccctatgttatttcccaacgcagcgaagatatatcaattggtaccactacgcacagtcatggttgcatttcccatcatgcattgggcagaacagttaaatggctacggtatcatttactgaaagctcaacaaatacactagatggcaatatttagtcacaatatacaaagtcacatttatcctttaagaattacaagtctttctatctgtggatccctctcacagaaagaatgttaataatgtaaatgccatcttgatgatttattgtcataataaacaaatacagtacttatgtaccgtatgttgaatgtatatatttgtccgaattttattcatttttttcttaatgcattgccaaaatgtatatgatcgggaaaaattatcaggaatgattggaattgaatcgggagcaaaaaaaaaaaaaaataagcaatcggatcgggaaatatcgggatcggcagatactcaaactaaaacgatcgggatcggatcgggagcaaaaaaaacatgatcggaacaaccctagttaacagcatatcagtgccaatgtaaaacaatgcaaactgactgcacaaaattgcaatGGTGGTGGCGGGCGCAGATACgcgtgcacaacccggaagtactcctctcaacacacacgcggtcattttggccacaaaacgtggcgacaactaagcactttacactcaatcggacttacaacacatcccacagaggctaaactaacacatcacctcacgtcataaatgtgcaacacgcatatgatgtaaacaaagcttgccaacttggagcgatgaccgcccgtcgttgctacggcaaagctatgaaacggccgcgcatgtagggggtccaaccttttgctgataccctccagaatgaaggaaaaataccttcattcatggatatccacagatcaacattccctcgcaacgtctcaacactcggctcgaatgtccacctgcctcagtcccacaacacatatgatgcgagaccaaaacaggaaatagctaagaggttgtcatggaaacacgtaccgggaacctctagtttagcattttctattccaaatgctcttcgtacatgactacaatattcttcattctacatacgttatgaggcaatgaaaaatagtaacgcagagacactaaggaaactaactttaatcagattactggtgtagaaaaatgaacgcgttagattattcgttactgaaaaaaagtaataagattacactaacgcgttactaactaacgcgttactgacaacactggggaTCACACTCATCAGTCTCCCTGGGAAGGTTaactcaggggtgctggagaggagtgcCCTTcgcgaagtcgaatctcggattcaggaggagcagtgtggttttcttcCGGGCCGCAGAACAATGAATCAGCTCTATACCCTCAGCAGGATTGTTCGGGtgtcatgggagttcgcccaaccagtctacatgtgttttgtggacttggagaaggcgttcaagCGTGTCCCCTGAGAGtcttgtggggggtgctccgggagtatgggGTATCGGAATCCCTAATAAGGGGgatgtgtcagagtttggtccgtgtAGCCGGTTGTAAGTCAGATCCGTttgcagtgagggttggactcctccAAGGCTGCCGATGTCACcggttctgttcataacttttatggacagaatatgCAGGCGTAGCCGAGGTGTTGAGTGGGTcccgtttggtggcctcagtattgcatctctgctttttgtagatgtagattttggcttcatcaagccctgACCTTCAACTCTCACTTGGAGTGGTtcacagccgagtgtgaagcggtctgGCTGtgaatcagcacctccaaatctgaaaCCATGGTTCTTAGTCGGAAAAAGGTCGAATGCCCTCTCCCGGTCAGGGATGAGGTccttccccaagtggaggagttcaagtatcttggggtcttgttcacaagtgacgGAAAAATGGAACGGCAGATCGACAGGGGGATTGGTGCCCCTGCATCAGTCCGTCATGGCTATGAAGGAGCTGAACCGAAAGGCGATGTTCTCTATTTACAGAtcgatctacattcctaccctcacctatggtcacgagctgtgggttgtgaccaaaagaacaagatcccggatacaagcggctgaaatgagtttcttcCATAgaatgtccgggctctcccctagcgataaggtgagaagctcggtcatcgggAAGGGGCTCAGAGTAGAGCATCCAcatcgagaggagccagatgaggtggctcgggcacctGATTAGGATGCCTCCGGGGCGCTTATCTGGTGAGGTGTTCTGGGCACGTCCCAATGGGATGAGGCCGCGGGTCcaacccaggacatgctggtgAGACTATGCCccctggctggcctgggaacgccttgggatctcccaagaagagctggataaagtggctggggagagggaagtctgtacTTCCCTGCTTAAGCTGCTCCCCCCGTGACCTGACCTCggataagcgggagaaaatggatagatggatggatggatggatggatggatggatggatggatggatggatggatggatggatggatggatggatggcgtCTTGATTCCTTAGAAAAGGGAAATGAAATGGTGAAAGCGTTAAAAGAGAAGACAAATGGCAAAGTAAATGGGTGAacaggtaaaaaaacaaaaaacaaacttggAATTAGGAAAAAACATTAGCACAGAAGCAACAGACTAAAACATGATAACAAAAAACTCAACACATGCACATGTGGgagaataaaatgaaaatttatACTCCATCACATGTTCTTTTCATCTGCTAAGAGCCGAGTGCGTCATTCAGTTACAGAAATAGATTCCTTCCTTGAAATAAACGTGCCACTGCAAAGTGTGTGTTGTATTTACTCAGAAACATTCTCCATTCCTCTAAAAGACACCACACTCAAAATGGTCGCTGGGTACATCATGAACTTAGACAAACTAAACATCTTCCTCTAATCGACAGCATTGTCTTTTATCTTCCCTGGTGTCTAGCTGGGTGGTGGGCGCAGCCTGGCGCACCTGAGTCAACGGGACGCGCTACGCATCCTGGCTGCAAGTCAGCTCCCTGTTACCATGCAGGTCAAGACTCAAAGGGGCCGTAGCAGCATTGAGGCGGACCACCGAGGCGCCTGGGAGCCTCTGCCCCTCAACCTACAGCACCTCAACCTGCCACTGACAAGGATGCCGGCAGGGCTCAATGCTCCCAGCCCCACTTATCAGGACAGGTGATGAAAGATTTCCCTTCAAATTTTGTGATGTtagtagaaaaaaaacactaaaaagttgtttttcttGCTTTCAGACATTATTTCGGCCACTTGTCTCTGCCGCAAGATCACTGCGATGGAGGACACTACGGCTACCTGCCTAACTCCCCAAGGGACACCGTGGAAATGAGCCACCAGGTGACACTGGCTAGCCTTTCCATCACTAGATACTGACATGTACTTGTTCTAATGTCCACATTTCCTGTGCGATGACTAAATTAGGATCCGGAAATGGGCGGCCGGCGAGCCAAGGAGCAGAACTGCCTGATGGGATGCTGTAACGTCAATCTAGATGAGCCCAAAGGCTTTCACAGCCAGGTAGCTTCATTTCtccaaaataattattttgcaTGCAAATTTCACTTTTTGGAGCTTTTAATCATGCATAATGGTCATTCCCTGGTTAAAACACGTTTTCTAAACCATTCAACTGTGTGTGAGAAATCGTCAAATGTTCTACTGGTGGGGGATGCTGAAACACTCAGTGGTACCTAGCTCCGCCTCTTTCTCTGAGCTCCTCCTCCTCTCTGACGTGTGCCGCACTGCTCCCCTCCCCTGTGTGCCGCCTCCCTTTCCCCTTAAGACAAGTTGCAGATAATGCTAAAGCTTAGCTAATACTGAGCATTCGGGCAGACTACAAGTGGGAGAAAAGcttttttaatcgagtaattTTCCGAAATGTTAAAGAATACGTGTATTTTTGGTTGCAACCTCTTTTCACACTTCCAAAGGATGATGCGCTTCATCAGAAATGGCTGGACtatgaaaatgaaattaaacctTTAAGGTGGGGAGGGGGAGGTTCTCAAAAAGTCCTATTTGGAGCTGTTTGAGACAGCCGTGATGCTAAGACAAGTTTATATTAAGTCGTGTATGAAATATAGAGCTTTCACAAATCAACTAGGTAAAATTGTTACTTGAAtgtgctttaaaatgacaccatgTGCCTTGAAATAGGTGATATTTCACCTTAAATATTGTATCTTGTTCATATAGCTATGCCAGTGATGATAGAATGATTGAATGGTCTTCCAAACGATGGTAAAAAGTACAATTGAAGTGTATTGTCAGCtgttgtcattaaaaaaaaataactatacAAAAAGGTAACGTAAAACAGTTGGAAAACATTAAGGCTCGGGAAGACACTCTGACTTGCGTGAAACATAGGGAAAGGGCAAATTACCTGAAACGAAATGAGAGGCAGTTGCAAAATAAGTCTAACCATGAATACTGCGCAGATCTTAGGTAGAGGCTTCATTGTGCCAATCCAGAGAACAAATTCCAATTGTGTTCTTCGCAGACGGACGATGATGACTTCCTGTTGGAGAAGCCATTGGGCTTCCTGCCCCTCCACCATGAGCTGGACAGCGGCCTGGGCTGGACCGACGGTTCCCTCCACCAAGGGGACCTCTCCGGCTTAGAGACCGAGGAGGCCGGGCTGGAGGATTGCCACTCCCACGGCGCCTTGGGCCCTGGTGGCTGCGGGTCCTTCGGACCGGGTGGCGGCGGCTCGCCTTCCTCTGAGTCCTTCATCTCGTCAGAGCTTAGCGACTCGGGCTTCTATAGCGTCAGCACCGGCGAGTTCCGCCACTTCCAGAGGATGCTGGAGAAACGCATGCGGCTTTACAATGCCCGACTGCAGCACCAGGGGGAGACGTGCGAGAGGCGGGAGCGCCGCGACAGCTGCCCTATGAGCCACCGCGAGTTACTGGAGGCCATCCCTGAGACGCTGACCATGCATCCACCATGTCAGCGCATGCAAATGGGGATGGAGGAGGCCACCGGGGCGGTCTTGGACGTGCCGAACCGTGGACTTTTCAGGTATGTTGAATATGAAATGATGGTTGTGAAGATTCAAAAGGGAGAGAGGTTTAATTCTGTTCTAGtccccagccaattgcagggaacaTATAGACAATCATTCACACTCAAATTCACGGGTATGCCAGTGTAGCGGATAATGATTTGTACACAAAACTAGATTAATTCAAACTGAAGCCAATATGGGCCACCTCAAAATGAGCTCGTCTCCATGGAAACAGCCAAGAACTTCTTGCGTAAATGTGAAaattgaggggggaaaatgtCAGTGGCTGAATAATAAGAACACTGATTAATCAGCTATTCTCtccaaaatttgaattttttcacaTTTGCATATTTTTGTTCTGTTTCTGTTATTCACGAGATTGTGTAAACTGCATTGTCTGATGGGTCAGCAGTAATTGATGAATGAAGTATTTCAAAATTGATACATCTTGGGGAGAAGCTATGTTTTCATTGGTGCATTTTTTAAAGCCATAAATTTTCTTTCTAGGGTGTCATCAGTCCAATTCCACAAAGCAGACCGGCCCTGTCTAAACCGCCACAGCTCCAGCAGCGGCGCACTTTTCAACCCATCCCACGCCCACACATCCGTGCCCCGCATGAGCGGCCCAGTCCTCTCCACTTGCAGCACGCCCTCCAGCCACAGGAGACCATTAGCTCCCATACAGCAACCGCACCATCAGGGTTCCAGCTCAATGGGAATGCTGAGGAGAAGCCGTACCCTGCACCACCGCCCCCCGCAGCAAGAGTACCGTCGGAGGGCCAGCCACCCGGCCTCACCCTCCTATTGCGCGGCCACCCTGCATTACTGCGGAGGGGTCCCGCCTCATGGTGTCCTACCACCAGGGCTGCCAGAAGAGGGCGAAATGGGGGCGGATGTGATGGCCTCCCCGCTCTCAGCACAGCCACACCCAGGTACTTGAAATTGTCAATTTGGTTTGGATCCTGTTTTTGGGATAAGTCTAAAAATCTCACCAACTATCTAGCTATCTATAAAACTATAAAGTCTTGGTTTCCACTCGGAAGGTGTAGCCAAAAGTCTTTGCGCCATTCACAGGCGCAAACTGTGGTAAATTGGTAAGTTGGTAAATTCATTACCTATCTATTTTATCTTTTATCCAGTCCACATTCGGGTGCCCAGTGCTCACGAGCTGCAGTACAACAACAACCCCAACACCCACCAAGactggtggcagcaaatgagcttGATGCCCGACCCTCTTGAAGCAGAGCAGAGTGAGCAAATGGAGAGGGAGCAAATGGAGAAGAGTCTGGAAAGGGAAGTGCAGATTCAGGAGGAGGTTGACCGAGAAATGCAAAGGAGCCGGGCGGCAAGGGAGCAGCACCTGCAGGGGCCCGCCCATCTCAGCCAGCCGGGGGACGTCAACGACACCTGGCCCAAGCCGGCGAGCCGCCAATCCCAGGGTAATGGAGGAGGAGCCCGAGGCCTTTACAGTACCTTGGAGGTCCACATGGGAGCCACGCCAACACCCGCTCCAGATGCAAAGAACGACCTATCAGATCCACAGCCACAACCCAAAGTGAATCCTTGCCCTAAACCCAGCACAACAACTCGGGTGTCCAGGAACCAGCTCCTGAGGGACCGGGCGTCACAATTGGCCGACGAGCGCAGCGGGATGAGCACGGACGAGGAGACCAGCGCGGACATGCTGCTGGGTCGCTACTGGAGCCGGACGGAGAGGAGGGAACACTTTCTCCTGGCCCGAGAACAGAAGCAACAGCAGGCAAGGGGTGGGGGCGCGTCTGGCCCGCCACGCTCCCCTGCGACAGAGACCCGGGCCGGTGGCGCTTTGACGGACGCCCGGTGCAACACCGTGCTAGAGATGAGTCAGAGGAAGCTGAGTCGGCTGAGGAACCGGAAGATGTTGGACGACTGGACCACGGTGGAGGAGCTGCTGACTCACGGCACCAGGCACGACCACCCCATGCTGTGTCCCAGCCCCCTGCTCACGGTCACTACCGTTTAAACCAGGGGTTCTCAAACTTTTGGGGTCCAGGAACCCCATACTGAGGAGAATTCTATTCATCCCATAAGCCTTACACCAAGTCAAGATAACTACCATGCCATATTTAtgagtaattgtttttttaaattgccgtTTTCCAAAGTGATACCCCACAATCATTTCTTGCAAATTATTTTGCTGGCTCCAGTCTCCATCTTGGGGTTCCAGAATCCCAGTTTGAGAACCACCCCATACTTTTCAGTGCACTAGAACACAGTGGGTGTCTTTTCACGGTGCACATATGGAACTTGGTACAGAACTTTAAGCAGCACTGTTGTTGACCAAAATCACTGAAGCATGCGGCACAAAGCAACCGGCGGTACAAACCTTTTGTCTGCTTTTTCAAGCTAACGGTTATTGCATTACCGATCCTTGTGGTAGGGCCACTAATTTACTAAATCGCTTTACTTGTGATGTCACTTTTTATCAGGAAAGAACATCAACACAATCCAGGTGTCCCTTCTTCATCCTCTAACTAGCAGTCAGGGTGTTCCTCACCTCACTATTCTCCACAAATACATAAAACTAAAGCCTTTTTTTACACTGCTGATGCAGTTTCAGATTTTGCAGCTACTATAGTTACTGATTGTGAGATGCATAAAAGGCTGAGGCGAATCTTTGTCAGATGTTATGCGGGCAAGGTTAGGCGTTCCCATAGCAAATTCTACAACTGAAATCATGTTCTGGTGCTGCAATTTTACAGGACCTTTGTACGTTAAGCTCTTCAACATcaaggcatagacttcactattagttgacgagacagctcctatagacattgcgccacggcttccaGTAAGGGGCCGGGTCAGGCAGAGCGTTGTAGaagatttcactgtgataaactcaaacacacgctgcgttctaacgccggatttaggtggaaacaggactaatgttttagtgcatacaagcaggcaggagtttcTCGAGAGTAATTTGGtctaggattcaaggtaattatatgaAATAGCACCGTGCGTGCATTTTCtaatgtgtaaaaaatgaaatgaatggaaaaaattagagtaactttagcttgaaatatttaggaaattttgaaatataagtaaaatgaatgataactgcccgttttttttttttttttgcttttaactagggttgttccgatcatgtttttttgctcccgatccgatccctatcgttttagtttgagtatctgccgatcccgatatttcctgatccgattgcttttttttttgctcccgattcaattccaatcattcccgataatttttcccgatcatacagtatacattttggcaatgcattaagaaaaaaatgaataaaactcggaccaatatatacattcaacatactgtagataagtactgtatttgtttattatgacaataaatcctcaagatggcatttacattgttaacattctttctgtgagagggatccacggatagaaagacttgtgactttgtataatgtgactaaatattgccatctagtgtatttgttgagctttcagtaaatgatattgtagtcatgcccaaatgcatgattgaAAGCGGAACcattactgtgcgtagtgctaccaattgatatatcttctctgcgttggcaaataacataaggtgttaagataaagatcaattgctaccttgcttccccagattgcttccccacattgcttcccatgatatttctaatcgtagggagaggaattgtaaggttttagccaattaaaaaaaggctccaaaggctgccaaaattcactctactcattttacgctgcctgttatctctctacataggtaaaacagcattacagattaagcgcgacaatgcatgagtgggtcgtgtagcgcatgcattaattgcgttaaatattttaacgtgatacatttttcaaaaaattaattaccgccgttagtaggataaatttgataaccctaccttaagcctaaactaaagactctggaagagtgaaacacattatgtctgtaacattaaatacaattagaaaacgattgaattaaaaaaaaaaaaaacttaaaaaaaggcatggccgatacttttttgccgatttcgatactttgaaaatgacgtgatcgggacatctctacttttaaccaataatctagactgttttctgttcatatctatagaaattccgggtttttacgcatttatttacaagaattttcaactttaaaAAGCTCATTGTTTGAGAAGGGTCTGACTGCAGCCGGAGCCACGCTACAAACCACTCCTCATCCAAATTACGACCCTCCAAACCACGCCTGCTGTTGGTACGTCGGCGCGAAGGTTTAGTTTATTGTACTATGTGAATTTTAAAGGGATTTTAGGACAATAGGCCCTAGCCCaactctttaccctaaacttaactagacagagAGGTATTGCGGATATCGCGATAACCATTTTgtaacttttgctatgtttggaagtcatttaatgtagtgaatcaaccgttagagttgttaaaattgctcccgtttggcATTATTTCCctcctgtctactttcgacatgttttcacatgttttaaaactgtttcatcattaatgatagattcaagtcgagattttgccaatttaggaataTTTTGTTACTTAGGTTCAGTGTTGTTAAAAACGACGTTAGAATATgatggcgttactaacggcgttattttcttcagtagtgagtaatctaattaattacttttctcatcttggcaacgccgttatcgTTACTGagacgggaaaggcgtgcgttactatgcgttactatgttggttgactgacgcgagagcggctgtcggctgcagtcaggtattattgctttgttttgtgatggccgccatgttggattttgtatccatacaaaaTAGCGTGACTTTACATTGAAATAATCTGTTATTTTTTCGGCCAACTGCACATTTTTCGGCAAAAAAAACcttgtaatttagacatttctgcgtccatacaaaaaacattcggcttttatgtgttttatttgatgtaacatttcaatctaaaaccgACGAGGGCCAGAaagccggcaagacgtgctggAATTCAACCAAGTTTTGAttgtatagaaaaatgcaaaattagcttttgttgagtaaaattaagatgattatgCATGCTTTCTTTAAGTATTaaatttctgatgtgaaaattgagctgATTTATTAGTTGTTGAAAAATTCTAagtcgctatttcgggcaaaaacgtatatgatatgttaaatattgctagtgATCCTGAAACTATAAGTGATTTTCTCTGCCtccggtgatttttgtgcatctagtgtaaaatctgagaattttaaagccattttaaaattttgtaatatgaaaaataatgaatcgggattttattagggaacaactGAAGTTTTTCATACTGCTGTTAATGGAGACTCATACGCTTAAGGGAGGTgcccgttttggttttaggtcgcttgcggctttggttttgaaaatatttaaatttgaagtttttttaaataggcCCTCTACGGaccgtttcccgtcaactgatagtgaagtctatggtcaagGCTTAGGACAACTTAGAATATCCTTGGGATGTTTCCTAAAACAGGATCTGTTATAAATAGACTTAACTCCGAAAGACGTTTGCGCAAGCTAGCCAACGTCTACGCTGAAGGTTGCAAACTTCAGATTGCCAAAAATTTGATGCCGAACGACCTGAAGTTGGTGAGACTTTCGAATCTTTTGCAGCACGGTAGTAGTTGAAAATCACTGAAAGACGCAATTCAGAGCCTCTTTGCATGACTGGAAAATTGCGCACAACTAAAGGCATAATGTTAGATTTTATTCTCTTGTCCCTTACACACGACGCATCAGCCTTTGATTTTTAGATTATATTCATTCAAAATTATCCAGTTGACTCCATAATTCTGCTGCTCGCCTCCTAACTGGAACACATAATAGGGAGCACATACTTTTAACTCTGATACGAGCCAAAACGTGGCTGACCAAACTCAGTGACATAAATTCACAAATAtaacccctggcaaaaagtatggaatcaccagtctcggacgagcactcactcaaacattttatcatgtagagcaaactagcttgaaaaaaataatttcaaaagtgcaactctttagcattcagaaacacacaccttgtcaagagtcaagaatctgtactgtacaaggtgtcaagagtcaagaatctgcattggacaaggtgacgaTTCTGGAACTTTtgcttggtgctgttccagtgagatttacaacgaTGACTGACTGAaggaaacatcaaaattccctcagtccttgatgatatgaggctgcatgtcaggcaaaggcacctgggagatggctgtggttaaatcttcaaaaaATTTAcacgtttacattgaaattttagacagctttcttatcccttcaattgaaaatatgtttgtcgttttccaagatgacaat from Corythoichthys intestinalis isolate RoL2023-P3 chromosome 9, ASM3026506v1, whole genome shotgun sequence includes the following:
- the LOC130921299 gene encoding uncharacterized protein LOC130921299; this translates as MGCWLSGPWMGDPALGGGRSLAHLSQRDALRILAASQLPVTMQVKTQRGRSSIEADHRGAWEPLPLNLQHLNLPLTRMPAGLNAPSPTYQDRHYFGHLSLPQDHCDGGHYGYLPNSPRDTVEMSHQDPEMGGRRAKEQNCLMGCCNVNLDEPKGFHSQTDDDDFLLEKPLGFLPLHHELDSGLGWTDGSLHQGDLSGLETEEAGLEDCHSHGALGPGGCGSFGPGGGGSPSSESFISSELSDSGFYSVSTGEFRHFQRMLEKRMRLYNARLQHQGETCERRERRDSCPMSHRELLEAIPETLTMHPPCQRMQMGMEEATGAVLDVPNRGLFRVSSVQFHKADRPCLNRHSSSSGALFNPSHAHTSVPRMSGPVLSTCSTPSSHRRPLAPIQQPHHQGSSSMGMLRRSRTLHHRPPQQEYRRRASHPASPSYCAATLHYCGGVPPHGVLPPGLPEEGEMGADVMASPLSAQPHPVHIRVPSAHELQYNNNPNTHQDWWQQMSLMPDPLEAEQSEQMEREQMEKSLEREVQIQEEVDREMQRSRAAREQHLQGPAHLSQPGDVNDTWPKPASRQSQGNGGGARGLYSTLEVHMGATPTPAPDAKNDLSDPQPQPKVNPCPKPSTTTRVSRNQLLRDRASQLADERSGMSTDEETSADMLLGRYWSRTERREHFLLAREQKQQQARGGGASGPPRSPATETRAGGALTDARCNTVLEMSQRKLSRLRNRKMLDDWTTVEELLTHGTRHDHPMLCPSPLLTVTTV